Proteins found in one Salvia splendens isolate huo1 chromosome 10, SspV2, whole genome shotgun sequence genomic segment:
- the LOC121752204 gene encoding amino acid transporter AVT1A-like, translating into MAPEMTRDSSDYLLDDSEYDVEDTASDAASSIEDDDHRTAAGASLSSSAVSQQWPQSFREAVDIYSISASPSFGILRPRTSAANSSHSLLESNAKIPLLPDYKKVHIADDLPRSRAHSIIISSFHTAEVPLAHGCSLLQTVFNGMNVMAGVGLLSTPYTVKVGGWASLFVLVLFAFICCYTAILMKHCFESAQGILTFPDMGEAAFGKWGRLFISIILYSELYMSCTDYLILEGDNLSTIFSGVSLNILGFKIDTMHLFATVAVLIVFPTLLLKDLQFLSYLSASGVVATIVVVLCLLFVGTTEGVGFHHSGKLLDLSGIPFSIGVYGFCYSGHSVFPNIYQSMADKTKFKRAVIISFILCVTVYGSAAVMGFLMFGQSTNAQITLNLPQHKLSSKIALWTTVINPFSKIALTMNPLARGIEELLPSRISNTYLCFLLIRTSLILSSLLVAFLIPFFGTVMSLIGSLFSVLMAMVMPSLCFLKILGRKSATKMQIGLSSCIVVIGLVCGIIGTYSALLDLANKC; encoded by the exons ATGGCGCCGGAGATGACTAGAGATTCCTCCGACTATCTCTTGGACGACTCCGAGTACGACGTCGAAGACACCGCCTCCGACGCCGCCAGCAGCATCGAAGACGACGACCATCGCACTGCCGCGGGCGCCTCCCTCTCCTCCTCCGCAGTCTCACAGCAGTGGCCTCAGAGCTTCAG AGAAGCAGTTGATATATACTCAATATCTGCATCACCAAGCTTTGGCATACTAAGGCCTCGGACATCTGCAGCAAACAGCAGCCACAGCTTGTTGGAATCAAATGCCAAAATCCCATTGCTTCCTGATTACAAGAAGGTTCACATTGCGGACGACCTTCCTAGATCGAGGGCACACTCGATTATCATCTCCTCCTTCCACACAGCCGAAGTCCCTCTCGCCCACGGATGCAGCCTTCTTCAGACCGTATTCAACG GTATGAATGTGATGGCCGGTGTAGGCCTGCTCTCCACGCCTTACACTGTCAAAGTAGGCGGTTGGGCCAGCTTGTTCGTGCTAGTCCTCTTCGCGTTCATCTGTTGCTACACCGCCATTCTCATGAAGCATTGCTTCGAAAGTGCTCAAGGCATTCTCACCTTTCCTGACATGGGAGAGGCCGCCTTTGGGAAATGGGGTCGCCTCTTCATATCT ATTATATTGTACTCAGAGCTATAT ATGTCGTGCACGGACTACTTAATCTTGGAAGGGGATAATCTCTCAACAATATTCTCAGGAGTGTCTTTGAATATACTTGGCTTCAAGATTGACACAATGCATCTATTTGCAACCGTGGCTGTGCTTATCGTCTTCCCCACTCTTCTTCTTAAAGATCTTCAATTTCTCTCTTACCTATCAG CCAGTGGAGTCGTTGCAACGATAGTTGTAGTTCTGTGCTTGCTATTTGTTGGTACTACAGAGGGAGTTGGCTTTCACCACAGTGGCAAACTACTGGATTTGAGTGGCATCCCTTTCTCCATTGGTGTATACGGCTTCTGCTACTCGGGCCACTCAGTTTTCCCCAATATATACCAATCAATGGCTGATAAAACCAAATTCAAGAGAGCAGTTATCATAAG TTTCATTCTATGTGTTACCGTTTATGGTAGCGCTGCAGTGATGGGATTCCTCATGTTCGGGCAGAGCACAAACGCGCAGATCACTTTGAATCTACCACAACACAAATTAAGCTCCAAAATAGCTTTGTGGACAACG GTTATCAATCCATTCTCCAA AATTGCCTTGACAATGAATCCACTGGCTAGAGGCATTGAGGAGCTGCTGCCATCAAGAATCTCTAACACTTACTTGTGCTTCCTCCTTATACGAACATCACTCATTTTGTCCTCTCTCCTAGTCGCCTTCCTCATTCCCTTCTTCG GCACTGTGATGTCTCTCATAGGCTCCCTCTTTAGTGTTCTCATG GCTATGGTGATGCCATCTCTATGCTTCTTGAAAATTCTTGGAAGGAAAAGTGCCACCAAAATGCAG ATCGGGCTGAGCAGCTGCATTGTCGTGATAGGCCTCGTCTGTGGGATCATCGGGACATACAGCGCATTGTTAGACCTCGCTAACAAGTGCTGA